The Brenneria rubrifaciens genome has a window encoding:
- the tgt gene encoding tRNA guanosine(34) transglycosylase Tgt, translating to MKYELQKKDGRARRGRLIFERGVVETPAFMPVGTYGTVKGMTPEEVRDTGAQILLGNTFHLWLRPGQEIMKLHGDLHGFMQWHGPILTDSGGFQVFSLGDIRKITEEGVHFRNPINGDSIFLSPEKSMEIQYDLGSDIVMIFDECTPYPAERDYAKRSMEMSLRWAQRSRQRFNELNNKNALFGIVQGSVYEDLRDVSVKGLVDIGFDGYAVGGLAVGEPKEDMHRILEHVCPQIPEDKPRYLMGVGKPEDLVEGVRRGIDMFDCVMPTRNARNGHLFVTDGVVKIRNAKHKDDVSPLDEHCDCYTCRNYSRAYLHHLDRCNEILGARLNTIHNLRYYQRLMAGLRQAIEESKLERFVVDFYRRIGKPVPPLTEKGVAPSH from the coding sequence GTGAAGTACGAGTTACAGAAAAAAGATGGCCGGGCCCGGCGCGGTAGATTGATTTTCGAACGCGGTGTGGTGGAAACTCCGGCGTTTATGCCCGTGGGGACCTACGGCACGGTCAAAGGCATGACGCCGGAAGAGGTCAGAGACACCGGCGCGCAGATTCTGCTCGGCAATACCTTCCACCTGTGGCTGCGCCCAGGCCAGGAAATCATGAAGTTGCACGGTGATTTGCATGGTTTCATGCAGTGGCATGGACCGATTCTCACCGACTCCGGCGGTTTTCAGGTTTTCAGTCTGGGGGATATCCGCAAGATCACGGAGGAAGGGGTTCATTTCCGTAATCCCATCAATGGCGATTCAATTTTCCTCAGCCCGGAAAAATCGATGGAGATTCAGTACGATCTCGGCTCTGATATTGTCATGATTTTTGATGAATGCACGCCTTATCCCGCAGAGCGGGATTATGCGAAGCGCTCAATGGAGATGTCCTTGCGTTGGGCGCAACGCAGTCGCCAGCGTTTTAACGAATTGAATAATAAGAACGCATTATTCGGTATTGTTCAGGGAAGTGTTTACGAAGATTTACGTGACGTATCGGTAAAAGGGCTGGTAGACATTGGTTTTGATGGGTACGCTGTGGGCGGTTTGGCAGTCGGTGAGCCGAAAGAGGACATGCACCGTATTCTGGAACATGTCTGCCCGCAGATACCGGAAGACAAGCCGCGTTATCTGATGGGCGTCGGCAAGCCGGAAGATTTGGTGGAAGGCGTCCGTCGCGGTATTGATATGTTTGACTGTGTCATGCCGACGCGAAATGCGCGTAACGGCCATTTGTTTGTCACTGACGGCGTAGTGAAAATCCGTAATGCGAAGCATAAGGATGATGTCAGCCCGCTTGATGAACACTGTGATTGCTACACGTGTCGCAATTATAGCCGCGCTTACTTGCATCATCTTGACCGTTGCAACGAAATACTCGGCGCACGGCTCAATACCATTCATAATTTGCGTTACTATCAGCGTTTAATGGCGGGTTTACGTCAGGCCATTGAAGAGAGTAAATTAGAACGTTTTGTGGTTGATTTTTACCGACGGATAGGCAAACCCGTTCCGCCGCTGACTGAAAAAGGCGTTGCGCCAAGCCAC
- a CDS encoding ACP phosphodiesterase yields MNFLAHLHLATLSDSSLLGNLMADFVRGNPQDSYADDIVAGIRLHRRIDVLTDSLPEVKQARQYFSGDYRRVAPITLDVLWDHFLAKHWALLEHGVSLPLFIDQVQAQIMPHLAQTPLRFQNLNRHLWPERWMERYAELPFIADVLHQMSVRRPRLAALSGSFNDIERHYRQFEILFWEFYPRMMQLAKTQRL; encoded by the coding sequence ATGAATTTTCTTGCTCACCTCCATTTGGCCACGCTGTCTGACAGTTCACTGTTAGGCAATCTGATGGCCGATTTCGTTCGCGGCAATCCTCAGGATAGTTATGCCGACGATATCGTCGCGGGGATTCGCTTACATCGACGGATTGACGTTCTGACCGATAGCCTGCCGGAAGTGAAACAGGCTCGTCAGTATTTCAGCGGTGATTACCGCCGGGTCGCGCCGATTACGCTTGATGTGCTGTGGGATCACTTTTTGGCAAAACACTGGGCACTGCTGGAGCATGGCGTTTCTCTGCCTTTGTTCATCGACCAGGTACAAGCGCAAATTATGCCCCATCTGGCGCAAACCCCCCTTCGTTTTCAGAATCTGAATCGACACCTTTGGCCTGAACGATGGATGGAACGCTACGCGGAATTGCCGTTTATCGCCGACGTGCTGCACCAAATGTCGGTAAGACGCCCCCGTCTGGCGGCCCTATCCGGCTCATTTAACGATATAGAGCGGCACTATCGCCAGTTTGAAATTTTATTCTGGGAATTTTATCCACGCATGATGCAATTGGCAAAAACACAGCGGCTATAA
- the queA gene encoding tRNA preQ1(34) S-adenosylmethionine ribosyltransferase-isomerase QueA — protein MRVADFSFELPESLIAHYPQAQRSGCRLLSLDGPTGNLTHGIFTDLLNKLDAGDLLVFNNTRVIPARLFGRKVSGGKLEVLVERVLDAHRVLAHVRASKAPKPGAELLLGDDESVRATMAARHDTLFELHFDDPREVLSILNDIGHIPLPPYIDRPDEDADRECYQTVYSQRPGAVAAPTAGLHFDESLLAALREKGVEMAFVTLHVGAGTFQPVRVETIEDHVMHAEYAEVAQEVVDAVLACKARGNRVVAVGTTSVRALESAAQVSQDALIAPFFGDTRIFIYPGYRYQVIDVLITNFHLPESTLIMLVSAFAGYRHTMSAYQQAVQEQYRFFSYGDAMFITRNPMAEREAVA, from the coding sequence ATGCGCGTTGCCGATTTTTCGTTTGAACTCCCCGAATCACTGATTGCCCATTATCCACAGGCCCAGCGCAGCGGTTGCCGCCTGTTGTCGCTGGATGGGCCGACGGGAAATCTGACGCACGGCATATTTACCGACTTATTGAATAAGCTTGATGCCGGCGATCTGCTGGTCTTCAATAATACGCGGGTAATCCCCGCCCGGTTGTTTGGTCGTAAAGTCAGCGGCGGTAAGCTGGAAGTGTTGGTTGAGCGCGTACTGGACGCGCATCGCGTGCTAGCGCATGTGCGGGCGTCAAAAGCGCCTAAACCCGGCGCGGAACTGTTGCTGGGCGATGATGAAAGCGTCAGGGCAACGATGGCTGCTCGTCACGACACGCTGTTTGAGCTGCATTTTGACGATCCCCGCGAGGTATTGTCGATTCTGAATGATATCGGCCATATCCCGTTGCCTCCTTATATTGACCGTCCAGATGAAGATGCCGATCGTGAATGCTATCAGACCGTTTACAGCCAGCGGCCGGGAGCGGTAGCGGCGCCAACGGCGGGATTGCATTTCGATGAGTCCCTGTTGGCCGCGTTACGTGAAAAAGGCGTGGAGATGGCCTTTGTTACGCTGCATGTCGGAGCGGGAACATTTCAGCCTGTGCGCGTTGAGACAATCGAAGATCATGTGATGCATGCCGAATATGCCGAAGTCGCGCAGGAGGTGGTCGATGCGGTGCTGGCCTGTAAAGCGCGCGGAAATCGGGTGGTCGCGGTGGGGACGACATCGGTCCGCGCTCTGGAAAGCGCCGCACAGGTTAGTCAGGATGCGTTGATTGCTCCCTTTTTTGGCGATACCCGCATTTTTATCTATCCCGGCTACCGCTACCAGGTGATCGACGTGCTGATCACCAACTTTCATCTGCCCGAATCGACATTAATCATGCTGGTGTCGGCATTTGCCGGGTATCGGCACACCATGTCCGCCTATCAGCAGGCAGTGCAAGAACAATATCGGTTTTTCAGCTATGGTGACGCGATGTTCATTACGCGTAACCCGATGGCTGAACGGGAAGCGGTGGCGTAA
- a CDS encoding peroxiredoxin C, translating into MVLVTRQAPDFTAAAVLGSGEIVENFNLKKHISGKPAVIFFWPMDFTFVCPSELIAFDHRYEEFQKRGVEVVGVSFDSEFVHNAWRKTPVDKGGIGEVKYAMVADVKREIQKAYGIEHPEAGVALRGSFLVDKAGIVRHQVVNDLPLGRNIDEMLRTVDALQFHEEHGEVCPAQWEKGKSGIGASPDGVAKYLSEHADRL; encoded by the coding sequence ATGGTCCTGGTAACTCGTCAAGCCCCTGACTTCACCGCGGCCGCCGTTTTAGGCAGTGGTGAAATCGTTGAAAATTTCAACCTAAAAAAACACATCAGCGGTAAACCGGCGGTGATCTTCTTCTGGCCGATGGATTTCACTTTCGTTTGTCCGTCGGAACTGATTGCCTTCGATCACCGTTATGAGGAATTTCAAAAGCGCGGCGTTGAGGTTGTCGGTGTTTCTTTCGACTCTGAATTCGTTCATAACGCATGGCGTAAAACCCCCGTGGACAAAGGCGGCATTGGCGAAGTGAAATACGCCATGGTTGCCGATGTTAAGCGAGAAATTCAGAAAGCCTACGGTATCGAACACCCGGAAGCGGGGGTTGCGCTGCGTGGTTCTTTCCTGGTTGATAAAGCGGGAATCGTACGCCACCAGGTCGTTAACGATCTGCCGCTGGGCCGTAACATTGATGAAATGCTGCGTACCGTTGATGCGCTGCAATTCCACGAAGAACACGGCGAAGTGTGCCCCGCACAGTGGGAAAAAGGGAAATCCGGTATCGGCGCGTCGCCAGACGGCGTAGCAAAATACCTGTCTGAACACGCAGATAGATTGTAA
- a CDS encoding mechanosensitive ion channel family protein, producing MQQNLALWLETQGIQHAGMFALLIVLGLILLISALIHLILHQVVLKRMVLRSLNKTDNVGTPGWKQALTQHNLFNRLAFLLQGIILNIQVVLWLPSQSETREALVICSQVWIMILALLVLFSLLDILLTVSSRSKVATQLPLRGIFQSLKLIATIVIGIMVVSLLIGKSPLILISGLGAMTAVLMLVFKDPIMGLVAGIQLSANNMLLLGDWLEMPKYGADGAVIDIGLTTVKVKNWDNTITTIPTYALISDSFKNWRAMSESGGRRIKRSVNIDTTSVHFMTEQEQGRLLRSKLLSPYIENKTNELRQHNALLDLDLSSPLNGRRLTNLGTFRAYLQAYLRAHAGIHQGMTLMVRQLAPTPEGLPLEIYAFTNSTAWVEYESIQADIFDHIFAVMPEFDLRVHQTPTGYDMQALAQQVISAR from the coding sequence ATGCAACAAAACCTTGCGCTGTGGCTGGAAACCCAGGGAATACAGCACGCAGGCATGTTTGCGCTACTGATTGTTCTGGGGCTGATATTGCTGATTTCAGCCCTCATTCACCTGATTCTTCATCAGGTGGTGTTAAAAAGAATGGTATTGCGCTCATTAAACAAAACCGACAACGTCGGCACACCCGGTTGGAAGCAGGCTTTAACGCAACATAATCTGTTTAATCGCCTGGCCTTTCTGCTACAGGGCATTATTCTCAATATTCAGGTGGTGCTGTGGCTGCCGTCACAGAGTGAAACCCGTGAAGCGCTGGTGATCTGCTCGCAGGTCTGGATCATGATTTTAGCGTTGCTGGTGTTATTCTCGCTCCTTGATATCCTGCTGACCGTTTCATCCCGTTCCAAAGTCGCCACCCAACTGCCTCTGCGGGGAATATTTCAGAGTCTGAAGCTGATCGCAACCATCGTGATTGGCATCATGGTGGTGTCATTGCTGATAGGAAAATCGCCGTTAATTCTGATCAGCGGTCTGGGAGCGATGACCGCGGTCCTGATGCTGGTTTTCAAAGACCCGATTATGGGATTGGTAGCCGGTATCCAGCTCTCAGCCAACAACATGCTGTTGCTGGGCGATTGGCTTGAGATGCCGAAATACGGTGCGGATGGCGCGGTAATCGACATCGGATTAACAACGGTTAAAGTCAAAAACTGGGACAATACCATCACCACCATCCCCACCTACGCCCTGATATCGGACTCTTTCAAAAACTGGCGGGCCATGTCGGAATCAGGGGGACGGCGCATCAAGCGCAGCGTCAATATTGATACTACCAGCGTCCATTTTATGACCGAGCAAGAGCAAGGACGACTGCTGCGTAGCAAGCTCCTCTCTCCGTATATCGAGAACAAGACGAATGAATTAAGGCAGCATAATGCACTGTTGGATCTTGACCTCTCCTCTCCGCTCAACGGCCGCCGGCTGACCAATCTGGGGACCTTCCGCGCTTATCTTCAGGCGTATCTGCGGGCGCACGCGGGTATCCACCAGGGTATGACGCTGATGGTGCGTCAGTTGGCGCCCACGCCGGAAGGCTTACCGCTGGAAATTTACGCCTTTACCAATTCCACCGCCTGGGTGGAATACGAAAGTATACAGGCGGACATCTTCGACCATATCTTTGCCGTCATGCCGGAATTCGATTTGCGCGTTCATCAGACACCAACCGGATATGATATGCAGGCTTTGGCGCAGCAGGTGATTTCGGCCCGTTGA
- the brnQ gene encoding branched-chain amino acid transport system II carrier protein translates to MSHRLTTKDIVALGFMTFALFVGAGNIIFPPIVGLQAGEHVWIAAAGFLLTAVGLPVLTVIALARVGGGIDALSSPIGKKAGIALATVCYLAVGPLFATPRTATVSFEVGIAPLVGNGASPLMIYSLIYFAIVIGISLYPGRLLDSVGHVLAPLKIAGLTVLGLAAVLWPAGSSVPAFEAYQYQPFSHGFVNGYLTMDTLGAMVFGIVIVNAARSRGVESSKLLTRYTVWAGLIAGLGLALVYLSLFQLGSTSGALVPDAQNGAEILHAYVQHTSGSMGSSFLALLIFVACMVTAVGLTCACAEFFSQYLPFSYRTLVFMLGGFSMVVSNLGLSHLIQLSVPVLTAIYPPCIILVLLSFTLRWWRNSSLIVAPVMLVSLLFGIIDGIKSSSFKTLLPEWSLNLPLSEQGLAWLPPSMLVLLVIATYDRLSGRQEVTVHQ, encoded by the coding sequence ATGAGTCATCGTTTAACGACCAAAGATATCGTGGCATTGGGTTTTATGACCTTTGCCCTGTTTGTCGGCGCGGGCAATATTATTTTCCCGCCGATCGTGGGATTACAGGCAGGCGAACATGTCTGGATCGCCGCCGCGGGTTTTCTTCTCACCGCTGTGGGACTACCGGTACTGACCGTGATCGCGCTGGCGCGTGTCGGCGGCGGTATTGATGCGCTAAGTTCACCTATCGGTAAAAAAGCGGGTATTGCGCTGGCCACGGTCTGTTATCTGGCGGTAGGACCGTTGTTTGCTACGCCGCGTACGGCAACGGTTTCCTTTGAAGTCGGGATTGCGCCGCTGGTCGGCAATGGCGCTTCGCCGCTGATGATCTATAGCCTGATTTACTTTGCGATCGTCATCGGTATTTCTTTGTATCCGGGGCGGCTGCTTGACTCGGTCGGGCATGTGCTGGCGCCGCTGAAAATTGCCGGGCTGACGGTACTGGGCCTTGCCGCAGTGCTGTGGCCTGCCGGATCGTCTGTTCCGGCGTTCGAAGCGTATCAGTATCAGCCTTTTTCCCATGGTTTTGTGAACGGTTATCTCACCATGGATACCCTGGGGGCAATGGTGTTCGGCATTGTCATTGTCAATGCGGCGCGTTCGCGCGGTGTTGAAAGCTCGAAGCTGCTTACCCGCTATACCGTGTGGGCCGGCCTGATTGCGGGGCTCGGCCTGGCGCTGGTGTACCTCAGCCTGTTCCAGTTAGGTTCAACCAGCGGTGCGCTGGTGCCGGACGCGCAAAATGGCGCGGAAATTTTGCATGCGTATGTTCAGCACACCTCCGGCAGTATGGGCAGCAGCTTTCTGGCGCTGTTGATCTTCGTCGCCTGTATGGTGACGGCGGTGGGGCTGACCTGCGCCTGCGCGGAGTTTTTCTCGCAATACCTGCCATTCTCTTACCGTACACTGGTATTCATGCTGGGCGGATTTTCCATGGTGGTCTCCAATCTGGGCTTAAGCCATTTGATCCAATTGTCGGTTCCGGTACTGACGGCGATCTATCCGCCTTGTATCATTCTGGTTTTGCTGAGTTTTACGCTGCGCTGGTGGCGTAACAGTTCGCTTATTGTGGCGCCGGTCATGTTAGTCAGTCTGTTATTCGGCATTATTGATGGTATAAAATCCTCCTCCTTCAAAACGCTGTTGCCAGAATGGAGCCTGAACTTGCCCCTTAGCGAACAAGGGTTGGCATGGTTACCGCCATCCATGCTGGTGTTGCTGGTTATCGCGACTTATGACCGTCTCTCAGGCCGTCAGGAAGTCACGGTACATCAATAA
- a CDS encoding cobalamin-independent methionine synthase II family protein — translation MAITRPPFRADVVGSLLRPEAVKQARIQYQSGEIDASQLREVEDREILRVVELQRKAGLQVVTDGELRRAWWHFDFFAELNGVERYQAEQGIQFNGIQTKSHSIRVIDKVSFNPRHPMLDHFRYLNRIAGDAVAKVTIPSPSVMHFRGGRKAIDSHVYPDLAEYFEDLAQTWHDAIHAFYDAGCRYLQLDDTVWAYLCSEDQKRQIRERGEDPEQLARIYAEVLNKALAHRPDDLVVGLHVCRGNFRSTWISEGGYEPVAEILFGEVKVDAFFLEYDTERAGGFEPLRFIKPGHQQVVLGLITSKTGELESVEAVQARIAEAAKFVDIKQICLSPQCGFASTEEGNTLTEQQQWDKLKLVVDIASRVW, via the coding sequence ATGGCTATAACACGTCCCCCATTCCGTGCTGATGTAGTCGGCAGTTTACTGCGCCCGGAAGCGGTGAAGCAGGCTCGTATTCAGTATCAGTCTGGCGAGATTGATGCTTCACAACTGCGTGAAGTCGAAGATCGGGAGATCCTGCGGGTGGTTGAGTTACAGCGTAAGGCCGGCCTTCAGGTGGTCACTGACGGTGAGCTTCGCCGCGCCTGGTGGCATTTTGATTTCTTCGCCGAGTTGAATGGCGTGGAACGCTATCAAGCGGAGCAGGGAATTCAGTTTAACGGTATCCAGACCAAATCCCACTCAATACGCGTGATTGATAAAGTCAGCTTTAATCCACGGCACCCGATGCTGGATCATTTCCGTTATCTGAACCGTATTGCAGGCGACGCGGTCGCCAAAGTGACCATCCCCAGCCCCAGCGTGATGCATTTCCGCGGCGGTCGCAAAGCCATTGATAGTCATGTTTACCCCGATCTGGCCGAGTATTTTGAGGATCTGGCGCAGACCTGGCATGATGCGATTCATGCGTTTTATGATGCGGGTTGCCGCTATCTGCAACTGGACGACACGGTCTGGGCTTACCTGTGTTCTGAGGATCAGAAACGCCAGATCCGCGAACGGGGAGAAGACCCTGAACAATTGGCCCGCATTTATGCCGAGGTGTTGAATAAAGCGCTGGCGCATAGACCCGACGATCTGGTGGTGGGACTGCATGTCTGCCGTGGGAATTTCCGCTCTACCTGGATTTCGGAAGGAGGCTATGAGCCTGTGGCCGAAATACTGTTTGGTGAAGTAAAAGTGGATGCATTCTTCCTGGAATATGACACCGAGCGCGCGGGTGGTTTTGAACCGCTGCGTTTCATCAAGCCGGGCCACCAGCAGGTGGTGCTGGGGTTGATTACCAGCAAAACGGGTGAGCTGGAAAGCGTGGAAGCGGTACAGGCACGTATCGCCGAAGCAGCGAAGTTTGTGGATATCAAACAGATTTGCCTCAGCCCGCAGTGCGGCTTCGCATCGACCGAAGAGGGGAACACGCTGACGGAACAGCAGCAGTGGGATAAACTGAAACTGGTGGTAGATATTGCCAGTCGCGTATGGTGA
- the proY gene encoding proline-specific permease ProY, giving the protein MEQQSTKLKRGLSTRHIRFIALGSAIGTGLFYGSASAIQMAGPSVLLAYLIGGVVAYIIMRALGEMSVNNPQSSSFSRYAQDYLGPLAGYITGWTYCFEMLIVAIADVTAFGIYMGVWFPAVPHWVWVLSVVLIIGAINLMNVKVFGELEFWLSFFKVATIIIMIVAGIGIIVWGIGNGGEPTGIHNLWTNGGFFSNGVMGMILSLQLVMFAYGGVEIIGITAGEAQEPKKSIPRAINSVPWRILVFYVGTLFVIMSIYPWDQVGINGSPFVLTFQHMGITTAAGILNFVVITASLSAINSDVFGVGRMLHGMAEQGHAPKMFTRISKHGIPWVTVVIMMLALLVAVYLNYIMPGKVFLVIASLATFATVWVWIMILFSQIAFRRGLKREEVDALAFPLRGGVATSVFGIIFLLFIIGLIGYFPDTRVSLYVGVIWMVLLLIGYMIKKKCQRQ; this is encoded by the coding sequence ATGGAACAACAATCCACTAAGCTCAAGCGTGGGTTAAGTACGCGGCATATTCGTTTTATCGCGTTGGGCTCGGCGATTGGCACCGGGCTTTTTTATGGCTCAGCCAGCGCTATCCAGATGGCGGGGCCCAGCGTGTTGCTGGCTTACCTGATCGGCGGGGTAGTGGCTTATATTATCATGCGCGCGCTGGGAGAAATGTCGGTTAATAACCCGCAGTCGAGCTCTTTCTCGCGCTATGCGCAGGACTATCTTGGCCCGTTGGCGGGGTATATTACCGGCTGGACCTACTGTTTTGAGATGCTGATTGTCGCCATTGCGGATGTGACCGCCTTCGGCATTTATATGGGCGTGTGGTTTCCGGCGGTGCCCCACTGGGTGTGGGTGCTGAGCGTAGTGCTGATCATCGGCGCGATCAATCTGATGAACGTGAAAGTCTTTGGGGAATTGGAGTTCTGGCTCTCTTTCTTCAAGGTCGCCACCATTATCATCATGATCGTGGCCGGTATCGGCATCATCGTCTGGGGGATTGGCAATGGCGGAGAGCCCACCGGTATTCATAATCTCTGGACCAATGGCGGCTTCTTCAGCAACGGGGTGATGGGGATGATCCTCTCCTTGCAATTGGTGATGTTCGCTTACGGCGGGGTGGAAATTATCGGGATTACGGCGGGTGAGGCGCAGGAACCGAAAAAATCCATTCCACGCGCGATCAACTCGGTGCCGTGGCGTATTCTGGTTTTTTATGTCGGTACGCTGTTTGTCATTATGTCGATTTATCCGTGGGATCAGGTTGGCATCAACGGCAGTCCTTTTGTGCTCACGTTCCAGCACATGGGCATTACCACCGCGGCCGGTATCCTGAATTTCGTTGTTATCACCGCTTCGCTTTCCGCGATCAATAGCGACGTTTTTGGTGTGGGGCGTATGCTGCACGGGATGGCTGAGCAAGGGCACGCACCGAAAATGTTTACCCGTATCTCGAAGCACGGCATCCCCTGGGTGACGGTGGTGATTATGATGCTGGCGCTGTTGGTGGCCGTATACCTTAACTACATCATGCCGGGCAAAGTGTTTCTGGTGATTGCGTCGCTGGCGACGTTCGCCACCGTCTGGGTATGGATTATGATCCTGTTCTCCCAGATTGCTTTTCGCCGCGGGCTGAAGCGTGAGGAGGTGGACGCGCTGGCGTTCCCGCTGCGCGGCGGGGTGGCGACCTCGGTATTCGGCATCATTTTCCTGCTGTTTATTATCGGTCTGATTGGTTACTTCCCGGACACGCGCGTTTCACTTTATGTCGGTGTCATCTGGATGGTATTGCTGCTGATTGGCTACATGATTAAGAAGAAATGTCAGCGGCAGTGA